Genomic segment of Candidatus Baltobacteraceae bacterium:
CCGTAAACCCTCGGGGCACCGACGACGTTAGGGAGCGATGGCGAGGGCCACGGGCTGCCGGATCTGAGATGAGATCGTCAGCATCGGCGTGGTTTTGCCGGGGCCGTAGACCGTGACGTTGCTGAACGCACCGTTGACGACGAACAGATTTCCCGTACCGTCGACCGCTAATGCGAGCGGGTTCCCGACGCCGCGCGAAATCGTTTGCGAAAGCGCCAGATTCTTCAGATTATAAACGGTTACGGTCGACTGCGTTTGAGTGACGCCCCAGTTCGCCACGTACAGCGTATTCTGGAAACGGGCGAGCGTGCTGGGGAAGTCGATGCCCGCGGTAATTTGCTTCGTAGGTGTCGTCGCGGTCGGCGCGTACACCGTTACGTTGGTGTTGTTGACGCAGTAGAGAATGTCGTTGCCGTCGACGGTGATGCCGAGGGGACCATTGTGCGTGTGCACCGTGCGGCCGGCGGTTATGCTGTGGGGTTCGAACACGAGGATCTCGTTGAGGCCGGGATTCCCGACGTACAGACGGTCGAGCCGATCGAAGGTGAGCGCGTGCGGATCGACGTGGACGATCGTGAGCATCGGCGCAGTCTTGTTGGGCGCGTAGATCGTGACGGTGCCGTTGCCCTTGTTACCGACGTAGAGGTTGCCCTGTCGATCGAACGCCAGTGCTCGCGGCTGCGAGATCCCAGTTCTCATCGTCCGCAGCACGGTCGTGCTGTCGGCTTTAATGACGCTCACCGTCGAGTTGCCGCGATTGGCTACGTAGAGATTGCGCTCTGCATCGACCGCCAATGCAGCGGGCGCGTTCAAGCCGGCGGCGATCCTTCGAAGCAGCTTACCGTTGGCAGCGTACACCGTGACCGCCGTATGATTGGCGACGAAGATCTCTTCGGAAGAAGCGGCCGCGCGCGTAACGGGCGACGGATTCACCGGTGCCGGCATGCCGGCGCCCGAACAGCCCGCGAGCGCGAGCAGTGCGGCTTGGATGGCGGCGAGCGTGCGAAGCCGGTTCACGGACCCAGCGCGAGCGCAACCGGCAGATCGATACCGGTGCGAATCTTGAGCTTCGGCGAAGCGGCGCCCGGCGCATAGACGGCGACCATCTTGCGATTGGCGACGTAAAGCGCGCCGGAGCCGTCGAAAAGCAGCGCCGTCGGGGCGGTTATTCCCGAGCTGATCGTGCGCAGCGGCTTCGACGCTCCAGGCGCGTACACGGTAACCGTACTCGCGACGTTATTTGCGACGTAGAGGTTGCCCGACGCATCGAGACGCACGGCCACGGGGCC
This window contains:
- a CDS encoding beta-propeller fold lactonase family protein; amino-acid sequence: MNRLRTLAAIQAALLALAGCSGAGMPAPVNPSPVTRAAASSEEIFVANHTAVTVYAANGKLLRRIAAGLNAPAALAVDAERNLYVANRGNSTVSVIKADSTTVLRTMRTGISQPRALAFDRQGNLYVGNKGNGTVTIYAPNKTAPMLTIVHVDPHALTFDRLDRLYVGNPGLNEILVFEPHSITAGRTVHTHNGPLGITVDGNDILYCVNNTNVTVYAPTATTPTKQITAGIDFPSTLARFQNTLYVANWGVTQTQSTVTVYNLKNLALSQTISRGVGNPLALAVDGTGNLFVVNGAFSNVTVYGPGKTTPMLTISSQIRQPVALAIAP